A portion of the Deinococcus peraridilitoris DSM 19664 genome contains these proteins:
- a CDS encoding ABC-F family ATP-binding cassette domain-containing protein, producing the protein MATLLSLEHISLARGERVVLDDISLSVFTGERLALLGRNGAGKTTLLEVLAARCVPDEGERWQADGTRLGYLPQHPIFEGEATVAALVAAANPALRRQQQLEGLAARLHHEPELLPVWAEAQAAFEAEGGYHYEVTANETLGMLDLAPFRDRTAASLSGGERTRLALALTLLQRPDVLLLDEPTNHLDLRMREWLQQALLAYPGAVVLTSHDRELLDQVALRSLWLEASRATFYTGGYSSARTQRDFARRAQARTHRLSQREETRLAAAASRESRWGRHAQALRSRAGRVDLVDAPLPERRLRMRLLNGEARARVLVWAEHLSKQYGERMVLRDVALKIRQGDRVVLLGANGSGKTTLLRMLAGELYSESPEGQLQFEGGVAVAYLDQTWHGLHRDASLLMQFSQRFGARAAALLGRAGFGEGDWSKTPQQLSGGERARAGLALVGALRGDLLLLDEPTNHLDVEALETLEQALQGYGGACVIVTHDRRFAREVATRLWRIEEGQLLEQASWERRDVIDPARTLQGDPPPPPPPPSARERMEGLEDRVAELDGTLTFGRLTVREEARARREHRRAQQELGLLYDEVFGAPVFDHEVREGPLWVRAVRIGAGGMIHARSAPGCPHLVWNGEMLSWQGAPCELWFAEHLLRAGLRVLFEHWQVARVRFPSGRELLRAEYLRDTGLS; encoded by the coding sequence GTGGCCACGCTGCTTTCCCTGGAGCACATCTCGCTCGCGCGCGGTGAGCGCGTGGTGCTCGATGACATCAGCCTGAGCGTCTTCACCGGCGAGCGCCTGGCCTTGCTGGGTCGCAACGGCGCGGGCAAGACCACCCTGCTGGAAGTGCTGGCCGCCCGCTGCGTACCCGACGAGGGAGAGCGCTGGCAGGCGGACGGCACCCGCCTCGGGTATCTTCCGCAGCACCCCATCTTCGAGGGCGAGGCCACGGTCGCCGCGCTGGTGGCGGCAGCCAATCCGGCTCTGCGCCGTCAGCAGCAACTCGAGGGGCTGGCTGCCCGCCTTCATCACGAACCGGAACTGTTGCCTGTCTGGGCCGAAGCGCAGGCTGCCTTCGAGGCCGAGGGCGGCTACCACTATGAAGTCACGGCGAACGAAACGCTCGGCATGCTGGACCTGGCACCTTTCCGGGACCGCACGGCAGCGTCACTCTCGGGAGGCGAGCGCACCCGGCTGGCCCTGGCACTCACCCTGCTACAGCGCCCCGACGTGCTCCTGCTTGACGAGCCCACCAACCACCTTGATTTGCGGATGCGCGAATGGCTGCAACAGGCCCTGCTCGCGTATCCCGGCGCCGTGGTCCTGACCTCGCATGACCGGGAACTGCTCGATCAGGTGGCCTTGCGCTCACTCTGGCTCGAAGCTTCCCGGGCGACCTTCTACACCGGCGGTTACAGCAGCGCCCGCACCCAGCGTGATTTTGCCCGCCGGGCGCAGGCCCGCACCCATCGCCTGTCGCAGCGAGAAGAGACGCGCCTGGCCGCAGCCGCTTCACGTGAGTCGCGCTGGGGCCGCCACGCCCAAGCGCTGCGTTCGCGCGCCGGGCGCGTGGACCTCGTCGATGCGCCGCTTCCCGAACGGCGTCTCCGGATGCGCCTGCTCAACGGAGAAGCGCGCGCCCGGGTGCTGGTGTGGGCCGAGCACCTGAGCAAGCAGTACGGCGAGCGCATGGTCCTGCGAGATGTCGCGCTCAAGATCAGGCAGGGCGACCGCGTGGTGCTGCTGGGAGCCAACGGCAGCGGCAAGACGACCCTGCTGCGAATGCTGGCCGGAGAGCTGTATTCCGAATCGCCCGAGGGACAGCTGCAATTCGAAGGTGGCGTCGCGGTAGCCTACCTCGATCAGACCTGGCACGGGCTGCACCGCGACGCCAGCTTGCTGATGCAATTCTCCCAGCGTTTCGGAGCCCGGGCAGCGGCGCTGTTGGGACGCGCCGGCTTCGGTGAGGGCGACTGGTCGAAAACGCCGCAACAGCTCTCGGGGGGTGAACGGGCGCGCGCCGGGCTGGCCCTCGTCGGGGCACTGCGTGGGGACCTGCTGCTGCTGGACGAACCAACCAACCACCTTGACGTGGAGGCGCTCGAAACGCTGGAGCAGGCGCTGCAAGGGTATGGCGGGGCATGCGTCATCGTCACCCATGACCGGCGCTTCGCGCGGGAAGTGGCTACCCGTCTGTGGCGCATCGAAGAAGGACAGCTGCTGGAGCAGGCCAGCTGGGAGCGCCGCGACGTGATCGACCCGGCGCGTACCTTGCAGGGCGACCCTCCGCCCCCGCCGCCGCCACCCTCGGCGCGCGAGCGAATGGAGGGGCTTGAGGACCGCGTTGCCGAACTGGACGGCACCCTGACGTTCGGTCGCCTGACCGTTCGTGAGGAAGCGCGCGCCCGACGGGAGCACCGTCGCGCACAACAGGAGCTCGGGCTGCTGTACGACGAGGTCTTCGGGGCGCCGGTATTCGATCACGAAGTTCGTGAAGGTCCGCTGTGGGTCCGCGCGGTGCGTATTGGCGCGGGCGGCATGATCCATGCACGTTCGGCACCCGGATGTCCTCACCTGGTCTGGAACGGCGAAATGCTCTCCTGGCAGGGTGCACCCTGTGAGCTTTGGTTTGCCGAACACTTGTTGCGCGCCGGTCTGCGCGTGCTGTTCGAACACTGGCAGGTGGCCCGCGTCCGCTTTCCCTCGGGCCGCGAACTGCTTCGCGCCGAGTATCTGCGCGATACGGGCCTGAGTTGA
- the sucC gene encoding ADP-forming succinate--CoA ligase subunit beta → MKLHEYQGKELLRRFGVNVQEGKVAYTPDEVRSIAQEFGQSVVVKAQVHVGGRGKAGGVKFSPDPEKAYENGQKILGMDIKGLTVKKVLVTKAVDIDAGTEYYVGMIVDRNVQSYTLMASAEGGMEIEEVAAENPDAIIRFRVDPTTGLRPFEAREVVLRAGFKGNLNKIADMMVKMSEAALKMDAVLVEINPLFVDESGIPLALDTKFEIDDNAMYRHKDLADWRELEAEHPLEIEASNYGFAYVKLDGHVGVLGNGAGIVMTSLDVVNRAGAKPANFLDIGGGARADIVYNAVKLVQKDSDVKSIFVNIFGGITRADEVAKGVIQALQEGILTKPVRMRIAGTAEEEAKALLAEVNSPLIQMYPDMFQAAEAAAQEANK, encoded by the coding sequence TTGAAACTCCACGAGTATCAAGGCAAGGAATTGCTGCGGCGTTTCGGCGTGAACGTGCAGGAAGGCAAAGTGGCCTACACGCCCGATGAGGTGCGCTCGATCGCGCAGGAATTCGGTCAGTCGGTCGTCGTGAAAGCGCAGGTTCACGTGGGCGGACGCGGCAAGGCAGGCGGCGTGAAGTTCAGCCCCGATCCCGAAAAAGCCTATGAAAACGGCCAGAAGATTCTGGGCATGGACATCAAGGGCCTGACGGTCAAGAAGGTGTTGGTGACCAAGGCGGTCGACATCGACGCGGGCACCGAGTACTACGTCGGCATGATCGTGGACCGCAACGTGCAGTCTTATACCCTGATGGCCTCCGCCGAGGGCGGCATGGAAATCGAGGAAGTCGCCGCCGAGAATCCTGACGCGATCATCCGCTTCCGGGTCGATCCCACCACCGGTCTGCGTCCCTTCGAGGCTCGCGAGGTGGTACTGCGCGCGGGCTTCAAGGGCAACCTCAACAAGATCGCCGACATGATGGTCAAGATGAGCGAAGCAGCCCTCAAGATGGACGCCGTGCTGGTCGAGATCAATCCGCTGTTCGTGGACGAGTCGGGCATCCCCCTGGCGCTCGACACCAAGTTCGAGATCGACGACAACGCCATGTACCGTCACAAGGACCTCGCCGACTGGCGTGAGCTCGAAGCCGAGCATCCGCTGGAAATCGAGGCCAGCAACTATGGCTTCGCGTACGTCAAGCTCGACGGTCACGTGGGCGTGCTGGGCAACGGCGCGGGCATCGTGATGACCTCGCTGGATGTCGTGAACCGCGCGGGCGCCAAACCCGCCAACTTCCTCGACATCGGCGGCGGCGCCCGCGCGGACATCGTGTACAACGCCGTGAAGCTGGTCCAGAAGGACAGCGACGTGAAAAGCATCTTCGTGAACATCTTCGGCGGCATCACCCGCGCCGACGAGGTCGCCAAGGGCGTCATTCAGGCGCTGCAGGAAGGAATTCTTACCAAGCCGGTGCGCATGCGCATCGCCGGCACGGCCGAGGAGGAAGCCAAGGCGCTGCTGGCCGAAGTCAACAGCCCGCTCATCCAGATGTATCCGGATATGTTCCAGGCCGCCGAGGCCGCCGCGCAGGAGGCGAACAAGTAA
- the sucD gene encoding succinate--CoA ligase subunit alpha codes for MSILVNKDTKVLVVAITGREGTNHTKAMKEFGTQVVAGVTPGKGGMTHEGVPVYNSVAEAQRHHEVDCSIIFVPPAGAADAVLESAYAGVPLIVLITEGVPTVDMMRAVQEVKALDAESRASGGKGVRLIGGNCPGLVSSGECKVGIMPNRIYEKKGRIGLISRSGTLTYEAGKLLGDAGLGTSTTVGIGGDPVIGTTFADVLPMFEQDPDTDAIVLIGEIGGADEEAAAEYIKTSMKKPVVAFISGRTAPAGKRMGHAGAIIMGNVGTAESKLAAMADANVPVADTMPQIVELVQQVLAQRA; via the coding sequence ATGTCGATCCTGGTGAACAAGGACACGAAGGTACTGGTTGTGGCCATCACGGGCCGTGAAGGCACCAACCACACGAAAGCCATGAAAGAGTTCGGTACGCAAGTCGTGGCGGGCGTAACTCCCGGCAAGGGCGGCATGACCCACGAGGGTGTGCCGGTCTACAACTCGGTCGCGGAAGCTCAGCGCCACCACGAGGTGGACTGCTCGATCATCTTCGTGCCGCCCGCCGGCGCGGCCGACGCGGTGCTGGAGTCGGCCTACGCGGGCGTGCCGCTGATCGTGCTGATCACCGAAGGCGTGCCTACGGTCGACATGATGCGCGCCGTGCAGGAAGTCAAGGCGCTCGACGCAGAGAGCCGCGCTTCGGGGGGCAAGGGTGTGCGCCTGATCGGTGGCAATTGCCCCGGACTCGTGTCGAGCGGCGAGTGCAAGGTGGGCATCATGCCCAACCGCATCTATGAAAAGAAGGGCCGCATCGGCCTGATCTCACGCTCGGGCACCCTGACGTACGAGGCGGGCAAGTTGCTCGGTGACGCGGGGCTGGGGACCAGCACCACCGTCGGCATCGGCGGCGATCCCGTGATCGGCACGACTTTCGCTGATGTGCTGCCAATGTTCGAGCAGGACCCCGACACCGACGCGATCGTGTTGATCGGTGAAATCGGCGGTGCAGACGAGGAAGCCGCTGCCGAGTACATCAAGACCAGCATGAAGAAGCCGGTTGTGGCCTTTATCTCGGGACGCACCGCCCCCGCAGGCAAGCGCATGGGTCACGCGGGCGCGATCATTATGGGAAATGTGGGCACTGCCGAGTCGAAGCTGGCTGCCATGGCCGACGCGAACGTGCCGGTGGCGGACACCATGCCCCAGATTGTTGAGTTGGTCCAGCAGGTTCTGGCACAACGCGCATAA
- the bshA gene encoding N-acetyl-alpha-D-glucosaminyl L-malate synthase BshA, whose protein sequence is MRMAVLCHASAGGSGVVATELGALVAQAGHEVRFVGSSQPFRLAGLGSGRGGPYFHQVGSYAYALFEQPYPELAETNALCEVILEHDLQLTHAHYAIPHATSAIHARAVTRRTRVITTLHGTDVTLVGLDPAFRHSTRFAIEQSDAVTAVSHFLARQTREVFDVEREIQVIHNFVDTERFVRTVDPTMRARFARPDEALLVHVSNFRPVKRTDDVVEVFARVSSELPARLLMIGDGPERPRAFELAQRLGVQGRVQFLGSFPGVEAILGFADLFLLPSAKESFGLVALEAMSCEVPVVASNIGGIPEVVQHDVSGILCSLGDVDGMAHGALRLLSDPETGRRMGRAGRERAIREFHPALIVPQYLKAYRAMLS, encoded by the coding sequence ATGCGCATGGCTGTGCTGTGTCATGCCAGCGCCGGAGGCTCCGGGGTAGTGGCGACCGAACTGGGTGCGCTGGTGGCGCAGGCAGGGCATGAGGTGCGTTTTGTGGGCAGCTCCCAGCCCTTTCGTCTGGCGGGACTGGGCTCTGGTCGGGGTGGTCCGTACTTTCATCAGGTGGGCAGTTACGCGTACGCCCTCTTCGAACAACCTTACCCGGAACTGGCCGAGACCAACGCCCTGTGCGAAGTGATCCTGGAGCACGACCTGCAGCTCACACACGCTCACTACGCCATTCCTCACGCCACCAGCGCCATCCACGCCCGCGCCGTCACCCGGCGTACCCGAGTGATTACGACGCTGCACGGCACCGACGTGACCCTGGTCGGACTTGATCCCGCTTTCAGGCACTCGACCCGCTTCGCGATCGAGCAGTCGGATGCGGTCACGGCCGTGTCACATTTTCTGGCCCGGCAGACGCGTGAGGTGTTCGACGTCGAGCGCGAGATTCAGGTAATTCATAACTTTGTCGACACCGAGCGTTTCGTGCGGACGGTTGATCCGACCATGCGGGCCCGCTTTGCTCGGCCCGACGAGGCGCTGCTGGTTCACGTCTCGAACTTTCGACCTGTGAAGCGTACCGATGACGTGGTTGAGGTCTTCGCCCGGGTGAGCAGCGAACTGCCCGCGCGGCTCCTGATGATCGGCGACGGCCCCGAGCGCCCCCGGGCCTTCGAGTTGGCCCAGCGGCTGGGCGTGCAGGGTCGCGTGCAGTTTCTGGGCAGTTTTCCGGGCGTGGAGGCTATTCTGGGCTTCGCGGACCTCTTCTTGCTGCCCAGCGCCAAGGAAAGCTTCGGCCTGGTGGCCCTGGAAGCCATGAGCTGCGAGGTGCCCGTGGTGGCCAGCAACATCGGGGGTATTCCCGAGGTTGTGCAGCATGACGTGAGTGGAATTTTGTGCTCGCTGGGAGACGTGGACGGTATGGCCCATGGTGCCCTGCGCCTGCTGAGTGATCCCGAAACAGGTCGGCGCATGGGCCGGGCCGGACGTGAACGCGCCATCCGGGAGTTTCATCCTGCGCTGATCGTGCCCCAGTACCTGAAGGCTTACCGGGCGATGCTGAGCTGA